DNA from Gemmatimonadota bacterium:
CACATTGCCGACGGCTACGAATTTGTACTGCCCCCGCACATACTCAACGAAGCATGTGGCTTTACCGCCGGACAATTCCCCAAATTTGCCGACGACGTATTCCACCTCAAAACCGGCGACGACAAAGTGCAATTCCTCTTGCCCACCTCTGAAACCGCACTCATCAACTTCTACCGGGACGAAATCATCCCCGAAACAGACCTCCCCAAAAAATTCTTCTCCTACACCCCCTGTTATCGCAGAGAAGCCGGCAGCTATCGGGCGCAGGAAAGGGGCATGATTCGCGGTCACCAATTCAACAAAATCGAAATGTTTCAATTCACTCGCCCAGAAGACTCCGAAGACGCGCTCGAAGAACTCATCGACAAAGCCGAACAACTCACTCAGGGTCTGGGTCTACATCACCGCGTATCCATGCTCGCCGCAAAAGACGTCAGCGCATCCATGGCCAAAACATACGACATCGAAGTCTGGATCCCCAGCATGAACGAATACAAAGAAGTCAGCTCCGCCTCCAATGCCAGCGACTATCAGGCCAGACGCGGCAGCATCCGATTCAAACGCACAGAAACCGGCAAAAACGAACTCGTACACACCCTCAACGCCTCGGGCCTGGCGACCAGCCGCATCATCCCCGCAATCGTCGAACAAAACCAAAACAAAGACGGCAGCGTCACCATCCCCGAAATCCTGCGACCTTATCTGGGGGGAAAAGAAATTTTTGAATCCGTGGATTAGTAGGGGCGGTGCCCCGTGACCGCCCGCAAACAAACAAAGTCCGCCGGAAAAACCGACGGGCTTTAACCAGAGTACACGACAAACAAAAAGCACCTGTGACAAATCCAAAGTCGCAGGTGCTTTGTTTTTTATATTTATGGTAACCCTATAGTCTCAGTCGGCAGCATGGCTCTTCCGTGCCCGTGCTATCGTTGCCGCATCCGGAAGCCCAAAGTGTCAGTGCGATCACTGCGCCAAAAAGGCAGCGGACTGGACTGACACCGTACAATAAGTGAGCGAGACTGAACAACGAATGAAACTTTTGCATCATATCCTCCCGTGGTTAAATGCGAATTTCTCAAGTTGTGAAGGGCTTCCCTCAGCGCCAGCTTGCGCCCAGCAGAGACGCCCTTTCGGTTACAGGACTCTTAACCTGCATACAAATGGGGTAACTCCACTTTTAATATGGGAAGCAAGCAATCACCCGCTCAAGAAACGATTGTGTTGATGGATAGCTGGTCTATCATTAACACTACCCTTTATCATGCAATAACTATGCCAATTTGGATTTCTACAAATAATTTTATTCATAAAAGATTGTTTCTAATAAAGATATGGTTTTTTCTTCTAAAAAAAGCCAACCTGTATTTTAGATTTTTCTCACTATATAGGGTGAAAAAAAACGATATATGGTCACCAAAAAATTATTGATCTCGAAGAGCAAAAAGTGAAATAGAGCAAGAGATGATGGAGAACGAGGCAACGCTATCAGAGGAAAAACAAAAGGCCGTAAGCGTTGCTTTGTGGGAGCAAAAACTTACGACCTTTGAAGAAATATTTTCTGAAGCCACACCAGGGGAACAGAAAGACCTGTTAAGACTGCATATCAACCACCTGATCTATACCCCTGATGGGATTCAACTCGCTTTATTTCGTTCCTGTCGTGAATCGGATAGGCCCAAAGTTCAGCGAGACGATACGTTTGTTGCCCAACCGTACCACTCACTGAACTTTTTACCGTATCAGAAAACTCAATGATGCAGTAGTGTTCTAAATCGCCTCTTTAGATTCCCTTGACAGGAGCGTTTCGACTCTTTGTAAAACCGCATCCACTATCTCCGCAGGCAGAGAGCATATCAGTGCTACATTTCTCGCCTGCCAATCCATGTTCTTGACCTGATCTGACAGAATAACACCCGTCACGTCTAACCCAGCGGGAATGGCGACCTCAAAGGGATACCCCTTCACTTGATTGGTAATTGGGCAGAGTATTGCCAAATGCGTTTTGCCATTGTAAGCGCCCGGTGAGAGCACAACGGCGGGGCGACGTCCAGCTTGCTCATGTCCTGCTTGTGGATTGAAGTTAATCCAGACCGCATCGCCGCGCTGTGGGACGTACTCGTTTGACGTCACCATATTTCACCGCCTGTCGCAGGTCCAGTATCTACTTCACCGTGTAAGTTGTGTTCGGTCACCTGGGATAGAAGATCGTCCAACTTCAATTTAGACGGCTTCACAGGCTCAATGACCAACTCCTTGCCACGCAGCGATAATTCAACCGGTGAATTGGGTTCAAGCCCGATCTGGATAGCGAGTGGTTTGGGAATGCGCAGGGCCAAACTATTGCCCCATTTCTGCACACGGGTTTCCATATTTTTCCTCCTTTGAGCAGTAGATACAATGAAGATACATTAAGAATCGAATTTATCAAGACCGATTTTGCATATCGCTCGTAAAAAAGAGAGATACTGTCCATCTGGAGTTGCCCCGCTTAGGTGGAGTATTAAGGGCTTGTGTATCAAACCTGTGATTGATGTTTGGAGTTGACCAATCTTAATAGCCTCTATCAAATTCCTAATGTTATTATTTGTAGCTTTCGAGTACAAACAAAAGCCCGTCGATCATCACCGATTGACGGGCTTTGTTATTTTTTGCTCAACTGATCCATTCTGCGATACAAGTCCTTAAAACGGATCAAGTTGAAGTTTTGGAATCTTTTTTTGTAGTCGGGTCTTAGCCAGATCGTAATTCCGTTGAAGATTCATCCATAACTCAGGTGTTGTCCCCAGTGCTTGAGAAAATAACCAGGCTGTCTCAGGCGTTACGCCCCGCTTGCCACGTATAATCTCATTAACTCTTTGAAGTGGCACTTCAATGTGTTTGGCAAACGCTACCTGGGTTATTCCCAAAGGTTTCAGAAATTCTTCCAAAAGGATTTCACCTGGATGCGTCGGAATGCGATTTTCAGGCAGCATGATTGTCTCCAAATAGTCTAATGATAGTCCGTCAGCGATACCTGACTATCCACTAAAACGGGTCAAGTCCATATTAAGATCAGCCAATTAAATAACGATTTACACAAGCATCTAAAAGGCTGTCATAAATTTCTTCTCTCTTTTTTACATTGATATATTGCCTAATTTCAGGCCGGTAGATTTGCGCGGCGGTAGAACACATAATAGATAAATGCATAGCAATGCAGACTTTTGCGAGCCTCGAGTAATCTATGCTCCTGACTGATTCATACCCACGAAAGAGAGGTTTCTTTCGAGTTTCTTCAGGCGAAACAACCTCCAGAGGTTCTTCTAGCTTCCAAATCGGCGTCGGCTCACAAAGAAAGTTGGTTAAGTCTAAATATGGGTCACCAAAATCCATTGCTTCTACATCGATAATAGCAGATACATCCCAATTTTGCCTATGGTCCTTAGAAAATAAAATCTCAGCATCTGCTTTGTACAAGGAATGCTTTGTGAGTTTTAGCCAAGGTGCTTTTTGGATCAGATCTTTCGCTTCAGAAATAGCACTTAGACTCACCTGATATTGCCCATCCTCTACGCATCTCTCGAGGTTTTCTATTGACCGTAGCAGAGTCTGTATAAAGCTTGGATTGTCTTGAGAGGATTTTTCCAACCCATGAATCTGAGCGCACAAAGCACCTACTTGCTCTTGAATCTTCATTTTTTCTATAGAATTAGTGCGGGGATTGTCCGAATGAGCAAGAAATTGCCAATGCTCTCCTGAAACATACTCCATTATGATGTAGTTAGTAGAAACGAGTTGTCTGGTGTGATCAGTATATAATATTTTCGGTACAGGCAAACTCAGTTCTTGGCTTAGAAGCCTATAAATACCTTCTTCATGGATATAACGGTCCTCTCTATTTGGAAGATCCCGGAAGAAGCGAAACACATAGCTCTTAGTTGAATTATGGCAACATACATGGTAGCAAATATGTTGGGTACAACCATCTATTCTGGGTATTCCCTGCTCAGAAATAGGGGTAATTTTAGATACTGAACTTACTCTATGATTTGTACCAAATACCTGCTTACAAATCGAAACGATCACTTCTCTTCGAATCGTATCTATCATTTTGTTTAGTGCCTCTAAAAGAGTGCAATTGCTTAGGCAGAAAACCATTGGCAAATCGAACAGCCTGTCCAAAGTACACATTAGCGATAAACATGCTCGCACGAGGTATATTCAAAAGTTGATGGGGCGGCAAAAAGTCTTGAAAACAAGGGAGAAAGCCACCTGTAACCCCTTGTCGTGGGAGCTTCAAATCGTCTGTTCGTACTCCCTGATATAGGTTTATACGGCTTAGGAACCCGTCGATGACATCG
Protein-coding regions in this window:
- the serS gene encoding serine--tRNA ligase; translation: MLDINLIRKNPEDVIQALKKRMDDIDFTDLLIWDEKRRAHIAEAGQLRAKRNRVSAQIPQIKKAGGDIAQVQTEMRDVSTRIKTIETELAETEQNIHTFIESLPNIPADDVPPGDKENNRVVRTWGEKPAPDFAPQDHIELVTHLRLIDYERGVKMGGTGFWVYIGDGARLEWALLNYFIDSHIADGYEFVLPPHILNEACGFTAGQFPKFADDVFHLKTGDDKVQFLLPTSETALINFYRDEIIPETDLPKKFFSYTPCYRREAGSYRAQERGMIRGHQFNKIEMFQFTRPEDSEDALEELIDKAEQLTQGLGLHHRVSMLAAKDVSASMAKTYDIEVWIPSMNEYKEVSSASNASDYQARRGSIRFKRTETGKNELVHTLNASGLATSRIIPAIVEQNQNKDGSVTIPEILRPYLGGKEIFESVD
- the mazF gene encoding endoribonuclease MazF — its product is MVTSNEYVPQRGDAVWINFNPQAGHEQAGRRPAVVLSPGAYNGKTHLAILCPITNQVKGYPFEVAIPAGLDVTGVILSDQVKNMDWQARNVALICSLPAEIVDAVLQRVETLLSRESKEAI
- a CDS encoding AbrB/MazE/SpoVT family DNA-binding domain-containing protein — its product is METRVQKWGNSLALRIPKPLAIQIGLEPNSPVELSLRGKELVIEPVKPSKLKLDDLLSQVTEHNLHGEVDTGPATGGEIW
- a CDS encoding HigA family addiction module antitoxin — translated: MLPENRIPTHPGEILLEEFLKPLGITQVAFAKHIEVPLQRVNEIIRGKRGVTPETAWLFSQALGTTPELWMNLQRNYDLAKTRLQKKIPKLQLDPF